The following proteins are co-located in the Solanum pennellii chromosome 1, SPENNV200 genome:
- the LOC107031974 gene encoding phosphoenolpyruvate carboxylase 4-like, with the protein MQCKDMIKVPVPPDVKEVLDTFKVAAELGSDSLGAYVISMASNASDVLAVELLQKDAGLAVAGELGRPCPGGTCGSSV; encoded by the exons ATGCAATGCAAAGACATGATCAAAGTCCCA GTTCCGCCTGATGTCAAAGAAGTCTTGGACACGTTCAAAGTAGCAGCTGAATTAGGAAGCGATTCACTTGGAGCTTATGTTATTTCCATGGCTTCAAAT GCCAGTGACGTCCTAGCTGTAGAGCTTTTACAGAAGGATGCAGGCCTTGCTGTTGCTGGGGAACTAGGCAGGCCTTGTCCTGGTGGAAC ATGTGGTTCCTCTGTTTGA